A genomic window from Flavobacterium johnsoniae includes:
- a CDS encoding TIGR00266 family protein — MQAHEIDYQIFGEEMQYVEIELDPQEIVIAEAGSFMMMENNIQMETIFGDGSQQQGSGLFGKLLSAGKRVLTGESLFMTAFLNQGNSKSKVSFASPYPGKILPIDLTEFQGKFICQKSSFLCAAKGVSVGIEFSQKLGRGLFGGEGFIMQKIEGDGMAFVHSGGTMAKKVLGHGEVLKVDTGCIIGFTKDVDYDIEFIGGIKNSIFGGEGLFYATLKGPGTVYIQSLPFSRLADRIIASAPRSGGNSREEGSLLGGLGNLLDGDNRF, encoded by the coding sequence ATGCAAGCACACGAAATAGATTATCAGATTTTTGGAGAAGAAATGCAATATGTGGAAATAGAATTGGATCCACAGGAAATTGTAATTGCCGAAGCAGGGAGTTTTATGATGATGGAAAACAATATCCAAATGGAAACTATATTTGGAGACGGTTCTCAACAACAAGGTTCCGGTTTATTTGGAAAACTTTTAAGTGCAGGAAAAAGAGTTCTTACTGGAGAAAGCTTGTTTATGACAGCATTCTTAAACCAAGGCAACAGTAAAAGCAAAGTTTCGTTTGCATCGCCTTATCCTGGAAAAATTCTTCCGATAGACTTAACAGAATTTCAAGGTAAATTTATCTGTCAAAAAAGTTCTTTCTTATGCGCTGCCAAAGGTGTTTCTGTTGGAATAGAATTTTCTCAGAAACTAGGACGAGGCTTATTTGGCGGTGAAGGTTTTATAATGCAGAAAATTGAAGGAGACGGAATGGCATTTGTACATTCTGGCGGAACAATGGCTAAAAAAGTATTGGGTCACGGCGAAGTCCTAAAAGTAGATACTGGCTGTATCATTGGTTTTACCAAAGATGTAGATTATGATATTGAATTTATTGGCGGAATCAAGAATTCAATTTTTGGCGGCGAAGGATTATTTTATGCTACTTTAAAAGGTCCAGGAACAGTTTACATACAATCATTACCTTTTTCACGATTAGCAGATCGAATTATTGCTTCGGCACCAAGATCGGGCGGAAACAGCCGTGAAGAAGGAAGCCTTCTTGGCGGATTAGGAAATCTTTTGGATGGTGATAATCGATTTTAA
- a CDS encoding alpha/beta fold hydrolase: MSHILYKNTKISYSDNGKGNAIVLLHGFLESKKMWTEYVELFSKTHRVITIDLLGHGESDSLGYVHEMEENANAVNEVLEFLKIEKAIILGHSMGGYVGLAFAELYPKKIQKLVLQNSTSKEDGEEKKTNRTRAIKAVKQNYISFVSLAIANLFSENNRTRLAEEIEKVKTEALKTPLQGIVASLEGMKIRKDREWLLHENRFPVLLILGKKDPVLNYEESLAQIEDTTAELVSFEDGHMSHIENKEELKTILLDFFE, from the coding sequence TTGAGTCATATATTATATAAAAACACAAAAATATCCTATTCTGATAACGGAAAAGGAAATGCAATAGTTTTACTTCACGGCTTTTTAGAAAGCAAAAAAATGTGGACGGAGTATGTAGAACTTTTTTCGAAAACACATCGCGTTATTACCATTGATTTATTAGGTCATGGCGAATCCGATTCTTTAGGTTACGTTCATGAAATGGAAGAAAATGCCAATGCCGTTAATGAAGTTTTAGAATTTCTAAAAATCGAAAAAGCAATAATTTTAGGACATTCAATGGGCGGCTATGTTGGTTTGGCTTTCGCCGAATTATATCCGAAAAAAATCCAAAAATTAGTTTTACAGAATTCAACTTCAAAAGAAGATGGCGAAGAAAAAAAGACAAACAGAACTCGCGCCATTAAAGCCGTAAAACAGAATTATATCAGTTTTGTGAGTTTAGCCATTGCAAATTTATTTAGCGAAAATAACAGAACTAGATTAGCAGAAGAAATAGAAAAAGTAAAAACGGAAGCTTTAAAAACACCTTTACAAGGAATTGTTGCTTCTTTGGAAGGAATGAAAATACGTAAAGACAGAGAATGGCTTTTGCACGAAAACAGATTCCCGGTCTTATTGATTTTAGGCAAAAAAGATCCTGTTTTAAATTATGAAGAAAGTCTTGCACAAATTGAAGACACAACTGCCGAACTTGTTTCGTTTGAAGATGGACACATGAGTCACATCGAAAATAAAGAAGAACTCAAAACCATTTTACTGGATTTCTTCGAATAA
- a CDS encoding sigma-70 family RNA polymerase sigma factor: MLNHKDFKIFEALYKEHFVFFSLVSFNIVKDKDVAKDIVQDFFTYLWEKEEALNVTSTFKAYGTKAIKNLSLQYLEKNKTISLQQNKIAIPKSEEQITFESTEENKKPKIQTLIEKIPQARREIFILHVVEGLSYQEIAEDNNISINTVKTQMKRAYASLRESQNISQLKFILYFVWLIK; encoded by the coding sequence ATGTTAAATCATAAAGATTTTAAAATATTTGAAGCTTTATACAAAGAGCATTTTGTCTTTTTCTCTCTAGTGTCTTTTAATATCGTTAAAGACAAAGATGTAGCAAAAGACATTGTGCAAGATTTTTTTACTTATTTATGGGAAAAAGAAGAAGCGTTAAACGTAACCAGCACATTTAAAGCTTATGGCACAAAAGCAATAAAAAACTTAAGTCTGCAATATTTAGAAAAAAACAAAACAATTAGTCTGCAGCAAAACAAAATAGCAATTCCTAAATCAGAAGAACAAATTACTTTTGAGAGTACCGAAGAAAATAAGAAACCAAAAATTCAAACCTTAATAGAAAAAATTCCCCAAGCTAGAAGAGAAATTTTTATTCTTCATGTTGTTGAAGGTCTCAGTTATCAAGAAATTGCAGAAGACAACAATATCTCAATAAATACTGTAAAAACACAAATGAAAAGAGCTTACGCCTCTTTGAGAGAATCCCAAAATATCTCTCAGTTAAAATTTATTCTGTATTTCGTATGGCTAATAAAATAG
- a CDS encoding RagB/SusD family nutrient uptake outer membrane protein, whose translation MKKYINLKSAIVLMSFMVGLQSCSLDEKNLTTVSLDKSYSERPGFEGLINSCYENLYFLHGKVDYIAPTEAGTDSWENVSTSGIGYAQYASQLNPDDGNIKVIWGTAYTTINLCNTAIYYSKDVKGYASPEELNAKLAEAYFLRAFSNFILVEQFGGVVLRTKSSIIEGADNAPVRSSEKEFYDLIIEDLKFACLHLPVQQTLQGRVAKKAAYGLLAKVYLQRTRLGEVSEYAKLALETAEELINNAGKYNTALYLSDNTSSGFKKLWDGNNNKKNTEFLFTQGIDPGGLNPEGFNRGRTRQYYLPDLATRGAEWGAGATSILYGRANSRMLKPSKYLLTEIFSPVPSPADTRFAETFTFKFYAAANKTITQQMATAYKKDASVVGYTIKTTLAQALPTINFYSQRIEEQINMNNDEGLAVFTPNWNIDPVVKSKMPVLVADPSDIFEPGTNKYKDPAMYPNDPNLINMFPAMRKFSAALYCQSNQYWLGDIPIIRLGEVYLIAAEAAILNDNNQTKALGYVNTLRKRAAITSRESEMLVSSGQMNIDFILKERARELSGEHTRWIDLKRTGKLTKTYLDQTTPIAGANFVDGKHIVRPIPRSFLDAISNSKEFGNNGY comes from the coding sequence ATGAAAAAGTATATAAATTTAAAATCAGCAATTGTCTTAATGTCTTTTATGGTTGGATTACAATCATGCAGCTTAGACGAAAAAAACCTGACCACTGTTTCTTTAGATAAGTCTTATAGTGAAAGGCCAGGATTTGAAGGATTAATTAATAGTTGTTACGAGAATCTTTATTTCCTTCACGGAAAAGTAGATTATATAGCGCCAACAGAAGCAGGAACAGATTCTTGGGAAAATGTAAGCACTAGCGGAATTGGTTATGCACAATACGCCAGTCAGTTAAATCCAGATGATGGAAATATTAAAGTGATTTGGGGAACGGCATATACTACAATAAATCTATGCAATACGGCAATTTATTATTCAAAAGATGTTAAAGGTTATGCTTCTCCAGAAGAATTGAATGCCAAATTGGCCGAAGCTTATTTTTTAAGAGCTTTTAGTAATTTCATTTTAGTGGAGCAATTTGGAGGAGTTGTTTTAAGAACAAAATCGTCTATTATTGAAGGAGCAGACAACGCGCCAGTTCGCAGTTCTGAAAAAGAATTTTACGATTTAATTATCGAAGATTTAAAATTTGCCTGTCTGCATCTTCCAGTTCAGCAGACTTTACAAGGACGAGTTGCCAAAAAAGCGGCTTATGGATTATTGGCTAAAGTTTATTTGCAAAGAACAAGATTAGGAGAGGTTTCAGAATACGCTAAATTGGCATTAGAAACTGCTGAAGAACTAATTAATAATGCTGGAAAATACAATACAGCTTTGTATCTAAGCGATAACACAAGTTCAGGATTCAAGAAACTTTGGGATGGAAACAACAACAAGAAAAACACAGAGTTTTTGTTTACACAAGGAATTGATCCTGGAGGACTTAATCCGGAAGGTTTCAACCGAGGAAGAACAAGACAATATTATTTGCCAGATCTAGCAACTAGAGGAGCAGAATGGGGAGCTGGAGCAACTAGTATTCTTTATGGAAGAGCCAACAGCAGAATGCTAAAGCCAAGTAAATATTTGTTGACCGAAATCTTTTCGCCAGTGCCATCGCCAGCAGATACTCGTTTTGCAGAAACTTTTACGTTTAAGTTTTATGCAGCAGCAAATAAAACAATTACGCAACAAATGGCTACTGCTTATAAAAAAGATGCTTCTGTTGTAGGGTATACAATTAAAACTACTTTAGCTCAGGCACTTCCAACGATTAATTTTTATTCGCAAAGAATCGAAGAGCAAATTAATATGAATAATGATGAAGGTTTGGCTGTATTTACTCCAAACTGGAATATTGATCCAGTTGTGAAAAGTAAAATGCCGGTACTTGTGGCAGATCCAAGCGATATTTTCGAACCTGGAACAAATAAATATAAAGATCCAGCGATGTATCCAAACGATCCCAATCTTATTAATATGTTTCCTGCTATGCGAAAATTTTCTGCCGCATTATATTGTCAGAGCAATCAATATTGGTTAGGTGATATTCCTATTATTCGTTTGGGTGAAGTCTATTTGATTGCTGCAGAAGCTGCTATTTTAAACGATAATAATCAAACGAAAGCTTTAGGTTATGTAAATACTTTAAGAAAAAGGGCGGCGATAACGTCTAGAGAAAGTGAAATGCTAGTATCAAGCGGGCAGATGAATATTGATTTTATTTTAAAAGAAAGAGCAAGAGAATTGTCTGGAGAACACACAAGATGGATTGACTTAAAGCGTACAGGAAAATTAACTAAGACATACTTAGATCAGACAACTCCAATCGCGGGAGCAAACTTTGTTGATGGTAAACATATAGTTAGACCAATTCCGAGATCATTTTTGGATGCAATTTCAAACTCCAAAGAATTTGGTAATAACGGATATTAG
- a CDS encoding TonB-dependent receptor — MKLTTLLLMLSLIKIQASVYSQNTKLTLNIKNAPVEKLFNKVESVSEYRFLFESSIIDLNRKVTINVKKKGINEILEEVFKGTDISYTVNDRQIILVKKKQQVNIQEKNTVQKIIVEQGIEITGVVTDSRNMPIPGANVIEKGTKNGVQTDLDGKFTIRVNGTNSVLVFSFIGFENSEVKVGQSKSLSVILQEQNSALNEVVIVGYGAVKKKDLTGAVATVKSTDIVLSPVLSPMEALQGRVSGLDIQRGSGQAGTSPKVLLRGNRSLTASQDPLYIIDGIPSSIDNLNPNDIESIDVLKDASSTAIYGSSGANGVIIVTTKKAKAGKTQIDFNTYFGLNGFSSFPAPLTGEKWLNYKRDRFFLDNGYEATNLTDLGLNASAVAAIEKGQYINWIDETLQVGTQQNHNLFMRGGSEKVQGYFSLGYVGEEGIYQNDKVNSFNSRGGVDIKFSDKFKTGFQLILNYRKNSTTNSRINKAYSVYPLGVPFDENGVVNLYPIEGDPNNISILANNYPGAFANESLSYNVQFNPYMEFEFAKNLKLRSNLGTRFSGSRAGTFQNKNSYNLLTEGRTASEATYNNELAYSYIWENILNYNFKLGKDHDFGLTGITSWADSRSEGAYLGGNGIDYDDFQFYNMGAVKNLTTRMNAYSQFNRMSFAGRFNYSFKGKYLFQLTNRWDGVSPLAEGNKWSSFPSASLAWRISDESFMQGTSSWLNNLKLRLGYGVSGSANIDPYSSLTRTSTKASSLSLGGGTALPMYVPTEHISNPDLTWERSTNTNLGLDVSVLKNRIDLVAEYYWTNTDGILWDRRLPTSSGGYDAKTPYKKTSNIATSQNRGFELSINTKNIDTENFKWNTSFTYTHATEKLTNIDLGNLTVNELISEGLFIGQTPASGGVFYDYKKIGIWQLGQETEAALYGAKPGDIKLQTVPQFDANGVSDNGVHVYSTKDRMIVGNNVPDFFFGFQNTFKYKNFDCTVFVNGRYGGMMRAQVLGYWNKEAQPETYSYWTQDNPTNDFPRPGGSFNTQFQSGLELVDASYIKIKNITLGYTMPEDFLKKTGLNTMRLYVTSYNPFVFSRSHLLKNVDPESGGSDSFPLFKQVVFGINLSL; from the coding sequence ATGAAACTAACCACATTATTACTGATGCTTTCTTTGATCAAAATTCAAGCAAGTGTCTATTCGCAAAATACAAAGTTGACATTAAACATAAAGAATGCGCCAGTAGAGAAATTGTTTAACAAAGTTGAGTCTGTTTCAGAATACAGATTTCTTTTCGAAAGCAGTATAATCGACCTAAACAGAAAGGTGACAATTAATGTAAAGAAAAAAGGAATAAACGAAATACTGGAAGAAGTATTTAAAGGAACTGATATTTCTTATACTGTAAATGATCGTCAGATTATTTTGGTAAAGAAAAAACAGCAAGTAAATATTCAGGAAAAAAACACAGTTCAGAAAATAATTGTTGAGCAAGGTATTGAAATTACAGGAGTGGTAACAGACTCCAGAAATATGCCGATACCGGGAGCAAATGTTATAGAAAAAGGAACTAAAAATGGAGTACAAACCGATTTGGACGGAAAGTTTACAATTCGTGTAAACGGAACAAATAGTGTCTTAGTTTTTTCTTTTATTGGATTTGAGAATTCTGAAGTAAAAGTAGGTCAAAGCAAATCTTTGAGCGTAATCTTGCAAGAACAAAATTCAGCTTTAAATGAAGTCGTAATTGTGGGTTATGGCGCAGTAAAGAAAAAAGATTTAACAGGAGCTGTTGCAACAGTAAAATCAACTGATATTGTTTTGAGTCCTGTTTTAAGTCCGATGGAAGCGCTTCAAGGACGAGTTTCTGGTTTAGATATTCAACGCGGATCTGGACAAGCAGGAACTTCTCCAAAAGTTTTATTAAGAGGAAATAGATCTTTAACAGCAAGTCAAGATCCATTATATATTATTGATGGAATTCCTTCGAGTATTGATAATTTGAATCCGAATGATATTGAAAGTATTGATGTTTTGAAAGATGCATCGTCTACTGCAATTTATGGTTCTTCGGGAGCCAACGGAGTTATTATTGTGACCACTAAAAAAGCAAAAGCAGGAAAAACACAAATTGATTTTAACACCTATTTCGGATTAAATGGTTTCTCTTCTTTTCCTGCTCCACTTACAGGAGAAAAATGGTTGAATTATAAACGCGACCGATTTTTTCTAGACAATGGATATGAAGCTACAAACTTAACCGATTTAGGGTTAAATGCTTCGGCTGTTGCTGCGATAGAAAAAGGACAATATATAAATTGGATTGATGAAACTTTGCAAGTAGGAACGCAGCAAAACCATAATCTTTTTATGAGAGGTGGATCTGAAAAAGTGCAAGGTTATTTTTCTTTAGGATATGTAGGTGAAGAAGGAATTTATCAAAATGATAAAGTAAACAGCTTCAATTCGAGAGGTGGAGTTGATATTAAATTTAGCGATAAATTTAAAACGGGTTTCCAATTGATTTTAAACTATCGTAAAAATAGCACAACAAATAGTAGAATTAATAAAGCGTACAGTGTTTATCCTCTAGGAGTTCCGTTTGATGAAAATGGTGTTGTAAATCTTTATCCAATAGAAGGAGATCCAAACAACATTAGTATTTTGGCAAACAATTATCCAGGCGCTTTTGCTAATGAATCTTTAAGTTATAATGTACAATTCAATCCTTATATGGAATTTGAGTTTGCCAAAAATCTGAAATTAAGATCTAATTTAGGAACTCGATTTTCAGGAAGTAGAGCAGGAACTTTTCAAAACAAAAATTCATACAATCTGCTGACAGAAGGAAGAACGGCAAGCGAAGCTACTTACAATAACGAGTTGGCTTATAGTTACATTTGGGAAAATATTTTGAACTATAATTTTAAGCTGGGCAAAGATCATGATTTTGGTTTGACAGGAATTACTTCATGGGCAGACAGCAGATCTGAAGGAGCTTATTTGGGTGGTAACGGCATAGATTATGATGACTTTCAGTTTTATAACATGGGAGCGGTAAAAAATCTAACAACTAGAATGAATGCTTACAGCCAGTTTAACAGAATGTCATTTGCAGGGCGTTTTAATTATAGTTTTAAAGGAAAGTATTTATTTCAATTAACCAATCGTTGGGATGGAGTTTCTCCTCTAGCAGAAGGAAATAAATGGTCATCTTTCCCATCGGCATCTTTAGCTTGGCGCATAAGCGATGAAAGTTTTATGCAAGGAACAAGCTCATGGTTGAATAATTTAAAACTTAGATTAGGTTATGGTGTTTCTGGATCGGCAAATATCGATCCGTATTCTAGTTTGACTCGTACATCAACCAAAGCAAGCAGTCTTTCTCTTGGCGGCGGAACAGCTTTGCCAATGTATGTGCCAACGGAGCATATTTCAAATCCAGATTTAACTTGGGAGCGTTCTACAAATACGAATTTAGGTTTAGATGTTTCTGTTTTGAAAAACAGAATCGATCTTGTAGCCGAATATTATTGGACAAATACTGATGGAATTTTATGGGATCGTCGTCTGCCTACTAGTTCAGGAGGTTATGATGCTAAAACCCCTTATAAAAAGACTTCTAATATTGCCACTTCTCAAAATAGAGGTTTTGAACTTTCTATAAATACTAAAAATATTGATACTGAAAATTTCAAATGGAATACTTCTTTTACCTACACTCACGCTACAGAAAAGTTGACGAATATTGATTTAGGAAATTTAACGGTGAATGAATTAATTTCAGAAGGACTTTTCATCGGGCAAACTCCAGCTTCTGGCGGTGTTTTTTATGATTATAAAAAAATAGGAATCTGGCAATTAGGTCAAGAAACCGAAGCAGCTTTGTATGGAGCAAAACCTGGAGATATAAAACTGCAAACAGTTCCGCAATTTGATGCCAACGGTGTATCTGATAATGGAGTGCATGTTTATTCTACAAAAGACAGAATGATCGTAGGAAACAATGTTCCTGATTTTTTCTTTGGTTTCCAAAACACATTCAAATACAAAAATTTTGACTGTACAGTTTTTGTAAACGGAAGATACGGCGGTATGATGCGTGCACAGGTTCTTGGTTATTGGAACAAAGAAGCGCAGCCAGAAACTTATAGTTATTGGACACAAGACAATCCAACAAACGATTTTCCTAGACCTGGAGGTAGTTTTAATACACAATTTCAATCGGGATTGGAGCTTGTAGATGCATCTTACATCAAAATCAAGAATATTACTTTGGGATATACTATGCCAGAAGATTTTCTTAAAAAAACAGGTTTAAATACTATGAGACTTTACGTTACATCTTATAATCCTTTTGTTTTTAGCCGAAGCCATTTATTGAAAAATGTAGATCCAGAAAGTGGAGGATCGGATTCATTCCCGTTATTTAAACAAGTTGTTTTCGGTATTAATTTATCATTATAA
- a CDS encoding FecR family protein, with translation MTPNFKLINVLRKITSDGHLDASKMASLSPEEKELIENLQSNDMLEEALSYAESIDVDESWEELKEELNINKKTVVINWKKMLQYAAIVFCLLGLVYVFQYKNVKEGKIEIPSNAIQLVLENGDIQVLNPNGKQQIIKKNGEVIASQKENEINYRSANAMNKLVYNEIKIPYGKTFKVMLSDGTSVNLNAGSSLKYPVQFIKGHNREVVLEGEAFFDVAKDKTHPFVVKTRGVNVRVLGTKFNVSSYKEDSDINTVLVEGSVSLSGLGNADKKAMLTPGEKGSWNSKNTEITIDKVDTRFYTEWINGEIVFRKTAFRDIIIKLERTYDVTIENNRTDILDKKFNASFNKNIESIEKVLETMSKIQGFTYTKQGKLIKIN, from the coding sequence ATGACTCCAAATTTTAAATTGATTAACGTTCTCAGGAAAATAACCTCTGATGGACACTTAGATGCTTCGAAAATGGCATCACTTTCTCCTGAAGAGAAGGAATTAATAGAAAACCTTCAAAGTAATGATATGCTCGAAGAAGCATTGTCGTATGCAGAATCTATAGATGTAGACGAAAGTTGGGAGGAATTAAAAGAAGAATTAAATATTAATAAAAAGACAGTTGTTATTAATTGGAAAAAAATGCTTCAATATGCGGCAATCGTGTTTTGTTTGTTGGGCTTGGTTTATGTTTTTCAATATAAGAATGTAAAAGAAGGTAAAATTGAAATTCCATCAAATGCAATTCAGTTGGTTTTAGAAAATGGAGATATTCAGGTTTTAAATCCAAATGGAAAACAGCAGATTATCAAAAAAAATGGAGAAGTGATTGCTTCTCAAAAAGAGAATGAAATTAATTATCGTTCGGCGAATGCCATGAATAAATTGGTTTATAATGAAATTAAAATTCCTTACGGTAAAACTTTTAAAGTGATGTTGTCTGATGGAACTTCAGTAAACCTAAATGCGGGTTCGTCTTTAAAATATCCAGTTCAATTTATTAAAGGACATAATAGAGAAGTTGTTTTGGAAGGAGAAGCTTTTTTTGATGTAGCAAAAGACAAAACACATCCTTTTGTTGTAAAAACCAGAGGTGTAAATGTTCGAGTTTTAGGAACAAAATTTAATGTTAGTTCTTATAAAGAAGATTCAGATATCAATACGGTTTTGGTTGAAGGCTCGGTTAGTTTGTCTGGTCTTGGAAATGCCGATAAAAAAGCAATGCTGACTCCAGGCGAAAAAGGATCTTGGAATAGTAAAAATACTGAAATAACGATTGATAAAGTTGACACTCGTTTTTACACAGAATGGATTAATGGGGAAATTGTTTTTAGAAAAACAGCTTTTAGAGATATCATAATAAAACTGGAACGTACTTACGATGTCACTATAGAAAATAACAGAACCGACATTTTAGATAAAAAATTTAATGCCAGTTTCAACAAGAATATCGAAAGTATAGAAAAGGTATTAGAAACAATGAGTAAAATTCAAGGCTTTACTTACACAAAACAAGGAAAGCTTATAAAAATAAACTAA
- a CDS encoding ferritin: MKDLLRTRTSLVEGVENILNLQAKLESDASNKYLAMAAWLDRNGYANTASYLYKQAEEEREHFLKVFKYITDMGGIAVTPSVPEVQQEFASLREVFEIALQNEIAVTQAINKVIAKCRAENDYATEDFMMWYVAEQREEEKNARRALELFELINENAPDGKFQLDVQIAKIG, encoded by the coding sequence ATGAAAGATTTACTTAGAACACGTACTTCATTAGTTGAAGGTGTAGAAAATATATTGAACTTACAGGCAAAATTAGAAAGTGACGCTTCTAACAAATATTTAGCTATGGCTGCATGGTTAGATAGAAACGGTTATGCAAATACAGCATCTTATTTGTACAAGCAAGCCGAAGAAGAAAGAGAGCATTTCCTAAAAGTTTTCAAATATATTACAGATATGGGAGGGATTGCAGTTACGCCATCTGTTCCAGAAGTGCAGCAAGAATTTGCTTCTTTAAGAGAAGTATTTGAAATTGCTTTGCAAAACGAAATTGCAGTTACTCAAGCTATTAATAAAGTAATCGCTAAATGTAGAGCTGAAAACGATTATGCTACAGAAGATTTTATGATGTGGTACGTTGCTGAGCAAAGAGAAGAAGAGAAAAATGCAAGAAGAGCTTTAGAGCTTTTTGAATTGATCAACGAAAACGCACCTGACGGAAAATTCCAGTTGGATGTGCAAATAGCAAAAATCGGATAA